A window of Malania oleifera isolate guangnan ecotype guangnan chromosome 5, ASM2987363v1, whole genome shotgun sequence contains these coding sequences:
- the LOC131156298 gene encoding uncharacterized protein LOC131156298 isoform X8: MSGERRESSRRWRIVKLLCPAASKAATLAAWDEERLDLGSIARTFGLDPATLKLNGHFVSRGADLFASSVTWNSLLSFFSRRGLSTGAHHSHPLIVDGKLCKPGCKRAHDSADADSGIHIHSIIELENFSTDGKPDPEETNLLRKKKLREGNSDLKGSNEGPLQLNLEGVVPMQSSG, translated from the exons ATGTCTGGGGAGAGAAGAGAAAGCAGCAGGCGGTGGAGAATAGTGAAGCTATTGTGCCCGGCGGCGTCAAAGGCGGCGACGTTGGCGGCGTGGGATGAGGAAAGGCTGGACCTTGGCTCCATAGCCCGCACCTTTGGGCTGGACCCCGCAACCCTGAAGCTGAACGGCCACTTCGTCAGCAGAGGGGCCGACCTCTTCGCCTCCTCCGTCACCTGGAACTCCCTCCTCTCCTTCTTCTCCCGCCGCGGCCTCTCCACCGGCGCCCATCACTCCCACCCCCTCATCGTTGACGGCAAGCTCTGCAAGCCTGGTTGTAAAC GAGCACATGATTCTGCAGATGCTGATTCTGGGATCCATATTCATAGCATTATTGAACTTGAGAATTTCAGTACTGATGGAAAACCAGATCCTGAAGAAACCAACTTGCTCAGGAAGAAGAAACTGCGGGAAGGCAATTCAG ATTTGAAAGGAAGTAATGAGGGCCCTTTGCAGCTCAATCTTGAAGGCGTGGTTCCCATGCAGTCATCTGGGTGA
- the LOC131156298 gene encoding uncharacterized protein LOC131156298 isoform X3: MSGERRESSRRWRIVKLLCPAASKAATLAAWDEERLDLGSIARTFGLDPATLKLNGHFVSRGADLFASSVTWNSLLSFFSRRGLSTGAHHSHPLIVDGKLCKPGCKRAHDSADADSGIHIHSIIELENFSTDGKPDPEETNLLRKKKLREGNSDTCLPSNLSCSSSHQITPNGLIETANLGFEDGGNHSGLKRKQWLEGINLSKRLRIDETNTDLKGSNEGPLQLNLEGVVPMQSSG; encoded by the exons ATGTCTGGGGAGAGAAGAGAAAGCAGCAGGCGGTGGAGAATAGTGAAGCTATTGTGCCCGGCGGCGTCAAAGGCGGCGACGTTGGCGGCGTGGGATGAGGAAAGGCTGGACCTTGGCTCCATAGCCCGCACCTTTGGGCTGGACCCCGCAACCCTGAAGCTGAACGGCCACTTCGTCAGCAGAGGGGCCGACCTCTTCGCCTCCTCCGTCACCTGGAACTCCCTCCTCTCCTTCTTCTCCCGCCGCGGCCTCTCCACCGGCGCCCATCACTCCCACCCCCTCATCGTTGACGGCAAGCTCTGCAAGCCTGGTTGTAAAC GAGCACATGATTCTGCAGATGCTGATTCTGGGATCCATATTCATAGCATTATTGAACTTGAGAATTTCAGTACTGATGGAAAACCAGATCCTGAAGAAACCAACTTGCTCAGGAAGAAGAAACTGCGGGAAGGCAATTCAG ATACCTGCCTACCTTCTAATTTGTCTTGCTCGAGTTCTCATCAAATCACACCAAATGGGCTCATTGAAACAGCCAACTTGG GATTTGAAGACGGGGGTAACCATAGTGGCCTAAAAAGAAAGCAATGGCTGGAAGGCATAAACCTGAGCAAGAGGTTGAGAATAGACGAGACAAACACCG ATTTGAAAGGAAGTAATGAGGGCCCTTTGCAGCTCAATCTTGAAGGCGTGGTTCCCATGCAGTCATCTGGGTGA
- the LOC131156298 gene encoding uncharacterized protein LOC131156298 isoform X6, with the protein MSGERRESSRRWRIVKLLCPAASKAATLAAWDEERLDLGSIARTFGLDPATLKLNGHFVSRGADLFASSVTWNSLLSFFSRRGLSTGAHHSHPLIVDGKLCKPGCKRAHDSADADSGIHIHSIIELENFSTDGKPDPEETNLLRKKKLREGNSGFEDGGNHSGLKRKQWLEGINLSKRLRIDETNTDLKGSNEGPLQLNLEGVVPMQSSG; encoded by the exons ATGTCTGGGGAGAGAAGAGAAAGCAGCAGGCGGTGGAGAATAGTGAAGCTATTGTGCCCGGCGGCGTCAAAGGCGGCGACGTTGGCGGCGTGGGATGAGGAAAGGCTGGACCTTGGCTCCATAGCCCGCACCTTTGGGCTGGACCCCGCAACCCTGAAGCTGAACGGCCACTTCGTCAGCAGAGGGGCCGACCTCTTCGCCTCCTCCGTCACCTGGAACTCCCTCCTCTCCTTCTTCTCCCGCCGCGGCCTCTCCACCGGCGCCCATCACTCCCACCCCCTCATCGTTGACGGCAAGCTCTGCAAGCCTGGTTGTAAAC GAGCACATGATTCTGCAGATGCTGATTCTGGGATCCATATTCATAGCATTATTGAACTTGAGAATTTCAGTACTGATGGAAAACCAGATCCTGAAGAAACCAACTTGCTCAGGAAGAAGAAACTGCGGGAAGGCAATTCAG GATTTGAAGACGGGGGTAACCATAGTGGCCTAAAAAGAAAGCAATGGCTGGAAGGCATAAACCTGAGCAAGAGGTTGAGAATAGACGAGACAAACACCG ATTTGAAAGGAAGTAATGAGGGCCCTTTGCAGCTCAATCTTGAAGGCGTGGTTCCCATGCAGTCATCTGGGTGA
- the LOC131156298 gene encoding uncharacterized protein LOC131156298 isoform X5, producing the protein MSGERRESSRRWRIVKLLCPAASKAATLAAWDEERLDLGSIARTFGLDPATLKLNGHFVSRGADLFASSVTWNSLLSFFSRRGLSTGAHHSHPLIVDGKLCKPGCKRAHDSADADSGIHIHSIIELENFSTDGKPDPEETNLLRKKKLREGNSGFEDGGNHSGLKRKQWLEGINLSKRLRIDETNTGTTSMREIQLGEQIRFVGRGFLVLPLLEG; encoded by the exons ATGTCTGGGGAGAGAAGAGAAAGCAGCAGGCGGTGGAGAATAGTGAAGCTATTGTGCCCGGCGGCGTCAAAGGCGGCGACGTTGGCGGCGTGGGATGAGGAAAGGCTGGACCTTGGCTCCATAGCCCGCACCTTTGGGCTGGACCCCGCAACCCTGAAGCTGAACGGCCACTTCGTCAGCAGAGGGGCCGACCTCTTCGCCTCCTCCGTCACCTGGAACTCCCTCCTCTCCTTCTTCTCCCGCCGCGGCCTCTCCACCGGCGCCCATCACTCCCACCCCCTCATCGTTGACGGCAAGCTCTGCAAGCCTGGTTGTAAAC GAGCACATGATTCTGCAGATGCTGATTCTGGGATCCATATTCATAGCATTATTGAACTTGAGAATTTCAGTACTGATGGAAAACCAGATCCTGAAGAAACCAACTTGCTCAGGAAGAAGAAACTGCGGGAAGGCAATTCAG GATTTGAAGACGGGGGTAACCATAGTGGCCTAAAAAGAAAGCAATGGCTGGAAGGCATAAACCTGAGCAAGAGGTTGAGAATAGACGAGACAAACACCGGTACTACTTCGATGAGA gagatccagttaggcgagcaaatcaggttCGTGGGTAGAGGTTTTCTTGTGCTGCCCTTACTagaagggtag
- the LOC131156298 gene encoding uncharacterized protein LOC131156298 isoform X2 has product MSGERRESSRRWRIVKLLCPAASKAATLAAWDEERLDLGSIARTFGLDPATLKLNGHFVSRGADLFASSVTWNSLLSFFSRRGLSTGAHHSHPLIVDGKLCKPGCKRAHDSADADSGIHIHSIIELENFSTDGKPDPEETNLLRKKKLREGNSDTCLPSNLSCSSSHQITPNGLIETANLGFEDGGNHSGLKRKQWLEGINLSKRLRIDETNTGTTSMREIQLGEQIRFVGRGFLVLPLLEG; this is encoded by the exons ATGTCTGGGGAGAGAAGAGAAAGCAGCAGGCGGTGGAGAATAGTGAAGCTATTGTGCCCGGCGGCGTCAAAGGCGGCGACGTTGGCGGCGTGGGATGAGGAAAGGCTGGACCTTGGCTCCATAGCCCGCACCTTTGGGCTGGACCCCGCAACCCTGAAGCTGAACGGCCACTTCGTCAGCAGAGGGGCCGACCTCTTCGCCTCCTCCGTCACCTGGAACTCCCTCCTCTCCTTCTTCTCCCGCCGCGGCCTCTCCACCGGCGCCCATCACTCCCACCCCCTCATCGTTGACGGCAAGCTCTGCAAGCCTGGTTGTAAAC GAGCACATGATTCTGCAGATGCTGATTCTGGGATCCATATTCATAGCATTATTGAACTTGAGAATTTCAGTACTGATGGAAAACCAGATCCTGAAGAAACCAACTTGCTCAGGAAGAAGAAACTGCGGGAAGGCAATTCAG ATACCTGCCTACCTTCTAATTTGTCTTGCTCGAGTTCTCATCAAATCACACCAAATGGGCTCATTGAAACAGCCAACTTGG GATTTGAAGACGGGGGTAACCATAGTGGCCTAAAAAGAAAGCAATGGCTGGAAGGCATAAACCTGAGCAAGAGGTTGAGAATAGACGAGACAAACACCGGTACTACTTCGATGAGA gagatccagttaggcgagcaaatcaggttCGTGGGTAGAGGTTTTCTTGTGCTGCCCTTACTagaagggtag
- the LOC131156298 gene encoding uncharacterized protein LOC131156298 isoform X7 yields MSGERRESSRRWRIVKLLCPAASKAATLAAWDEERLDLGSIARTFGLDPATLKLNGHFVSRGADLFASSVTWNSLLSFFSRRGLSTGAHHSHPLIVDGKLCKPGCKRAHDSADADSGIHIHSIIELENFSTDGKPDPEETNLLRKKKLREGNSGFEDGGNHSGLKRKQWLEGINLSKRLRIDETNTGTTSMRI; encoded by the exons ATGTCTGGGGAGAGAAGAGAAAGCAGCAGGCGGTGGAGAATAGTGAAGCTATTGTGCCCGGCGGCGTCAAAGGCGGCGACGTTGGCGGCGTGGGATGAGGAAAGGCTGGACCTTGGCTCCATAGCCCGCACCTTTGGGCTGGACCCCGCAACCCTGAAGCTGAACGGCCACTTCGTCAGCAGAGGGGCCGACCTCTTCGCCTCCTCCGTCACCTGGAACTCCCTCCTCTCCTTCTTCTCCCGCCGCGGCCTCTCCACCGGCGCCCATCACTCCCACCCCCTCATCGTTGACGGCAAGCTCTGCAAGCCTGGTTGTAAAC GAGCACATGATTCTGCAGATGCTGATTCTGGGATCCATATTCATAGCATTATTGAACTTGAGAATTTCAGTACTGATGGAAAACCAGATCCTGAAGAAACCAACTTGCTCAGGAAGAAGAAACTGCGGGAAGGCAATTCAG GATTTGAAGACGGGGGTAACCATAGTGGCCTAAAAAGAAAGCAATGGCTGGAAGGCATAAACCTGAGCAAGAGGTTGAGAATAGACGAGACAAACACCGGTACTACTTCGATGAGA ATTTGA
- the LOC131156298 gene encoding uncharacterized protein LOC131156298 isoform X4, whose amino-acid sequence MSGERRESSRRWRIVKLLCPAASKAATLAAWDEERLDLGSIARTFGLDPATLKLNGHFVSRGADLFASSVTWNSLLSFFSRRGLSTGAHHSHPLIVDGKLCKPGCKRAHDSADADSGIHIHSIIELENFSTDGKPDPEETNLLRKKKLREGNSDTCLPSNLSCSSSHQITPNGLIETANLGFEDGGNHSGLKRKQWLEGINLSKRLRIDETNTGTTSMRI is encoded by the exons ATGTCTGGGGAGAGAAGAGAAAGCAGCAGGCGGTGGAGAATAGTGAAGCTATTGTGCCCGGCGGCGTCAAAGGCGGCGACGTTGGCGGCGTGGGATGAGGAAAGGCTGGACCTTGGCTCCATAGCCCGCACCTTTGGGCTGGACCCCGCAACCCTGAAGCTGAACGGCCACTTCGTCAGCAGAGGGGCCGACCTCTTCGCCTCCTCCGTCACCTGGAACTCCCTCCTCTCCTTCTTCTCCCGCCGCGGCCTCTCCACCGGCGCCCATCACTCCCACCCCCTCATCGTTGACGGCAAGCTCTGCAAGCCTGGTTGTAAAC GAGCACATGATTCTGCAGATGCTGATTCTGGGATCCATATTCATAGCATTATTGAACTTGAGAATTTCAGTACTGATGGAAAACCAGATCCTGAAGAAACCAACTTGCTCAGGAAGAAGAAACTGCGGGAAGGCAATTCAG ATACCTGCCTACCTTCTAATTTGTCTTGCTCGAGTTCTCATCAAATCACACCAAATGGGCTCATTGAAACAGCCAACTTGG GATTTGAAGACGGGGGTAACCATAGTGGCCTAAAAAGAAAGCAATGGCTGGAAGGCATAAACCTGAGCAAGAGGTTGAGAATAGACGAGACAAACACCGGTACTACTTCGATGAGA ATTTGA
- the LOC131156298 gene encoding uncharacterized protein LOC131156298 isoform X1, translating to MSGERRESSRRWRIVKLLCPAASKAATLAAWDEERLDLGSIARTFGLDPATLKLNGHFVSRGADLFASSVTWNSLLSFFSRRGLSTGAHHSHPLIVDGKLCKPGCKRAHDSADADSGIHIHSIIELENFSTDGKPDPEETNLLRKKKLREGNSDTCLPSNLSCSSSHQITPNGLIETANLGFEDGGNHSGLKRKQWLEGINLSKRLRIDETNTGTTSMREIQLGEQIRLAGRGCLALLLLEGRSS from the exons ATGTCTGGGGAGAGAAGAGAAAGCAGCAGGCGGTGGAGAATAGTGAAGCTATTGTGCCCGGCGGCGTCAAAGGCGGCGACGTTGGCGGCGTGGGATGAGGAAAGGCTGGACCTTGGCTCCATAGCCCGCACCTTTGGGCTGGACCCCGCAACCCTGAAGCTGAACGGCCACTTCGTCAGCAGAGGGGCCGACCTCTTCGCCTCCTCCGTCACCTGGAACTCCCTCCTCTCCTTCTTCTCCCGCCGCGGCCTCTCCACCGGCGCCCATCACTCCCACCCCCTCATCGTTGACGGCAAGCTCTGCAAGCCTGGTTGTAAAC GAGCACATGATTCTGCAGATGCTGATTCTGGGATCCATATTCATAGCATTATTGAACTTGAGAATTTCAGTACTGATGGAAAACCAGATCCTGAAGAAACCAACTTGCTCAGGAAGAAGAAACTGCGGGAAGGCAATTCAG ATACCTGCCTACCTTCTAATTTGTCTTGCTCGAGTTCTCATCAAATCACACCAAATGGGCTCATTGAAACAGCCAACTTGG GATTTGAAGACGGGGGTAACCATAGTGGCCTAAAAAGAAAGCAATGGCTGGAAGGCATAAACCTGAGCAAGAGGTTGAGAATAGACGAGACAAACACCGGTACTACTTCGATGAGA gagatccagttaggcgaacAGATTAGACTCGCAGGTAGAGGTTGTCTTGCACTGCTTttgctggaagg gagatccagttag